The Planococcus liqunii genome includes a region encoding these proteins:
- a CDS encoding thioredoxin family protein — protein MKEWTHKDWLKEKNKNAAAAYYLYTPMCGTCQVASKMMDVVKELLPDLPMGKANLNYVQEIAELYQVESVPCLLITENGQLKEKIYAFQSVPHIYSKLKSV, from the coding sequence ATGAAAGAATGGACACATAAAGATTGGCTGAAAGAAAAAAACAAAAACGCTGCAGCTGCCTATTATTTATACACGCCGATGTGCGGAACATGCCAGGTGGCTTCAAAAATGATGGATGTGGTGAAAGAACTTCTGCCCGACTTGCCAATGGGAAAAGCGAACTTGAACTACGTGCAGGAAATTGCCGAACTGTATCAAGTGGAAAGCGTACCTTGTTTGCTTATTACAGAAAATGGCCAACTGAAAGAAAAGATCTACGCTTTTCAATCAGTGCCTCATATTTACAGCAAATTGAAATCTGTATAA
- the sufB gene encoding Fe-S cluster assembly protein SufB yields the protein MAKKMPEIGDYKYGFHDKDVSVFRSKRGLTEDIVREISGIKNEPEWMLKSRLKALKLFYSMPMPQWGGDLGSLNFDEITYYVKPSEASQTSWDEVPDEIKATFDKLGIPEAEQKYLAGVSAQYESEVVYHNMKVELEDMGIVFKDTDAALRENEDLFREYWQTVIPAADNKFAALNTAVWSGGSFIYVPKGIKVESPLQAYFRINSENMGQFERTMIIVDEGASVHYVEGCTAPVYTTNSLHSAVVEIVVKKDAYCRYTTIQNWANNVYNLVTKRAFVDANGTMEWIDGNIGSKLTMKYPAVYLKGEGARGMTLSIAIAGKGQHQDAGAKMIHLAPNTSSSIVSKSISKQGGKVSYRGIVHFGRKADGARSNIECDTLIMDNQSTSDTIPYNEILNDNVSLEHEAKVSKVSEEQLFYLMSRGVSEQEATEMIVMGFIEPFTKELPMEYAVEMNRLIKFEMEGSIG from the coding sequence ATGGCAAAAAAAATGCCGGAGATCGGTGATTATAAATATGGGTTCCACGATAAAGATGTTTCGGTGTTCCGATCAAAACGTGGACTTACAGAAGATATCGTAAGAGAAATTTCAGGTATCAAGAACGAACCTGAATGGATGTTGAAATCCCGCCTGAAAGCGTTGAAATTGTTCTATTCAATGCCAATGCCACAATGGGGCGGCGATTTAGGTTCGTTGAACTTCGATGAAATTACGTATTACGTAAAACCATCTGAAGCGAGCCAAACTTCTTGGGATGAAGTTCCAGATGAAATCAAAGCAACTTTTGATAAATTGGGAATTCCAGAAGCTGAACAGAAATACCTTGCAGGTGTTTCTGCACAGTATGAATCAGAAGTGGTTTACCACAACATGAAAGTGGAATTGGAAGATATGGGGATTGTCTTTAAAGACACAGATGCAGCGCTTCGTGAAAACGAAGACTTGTTCCGTGAATACTGGCAGACCGTAATTCCGGCTGCAGACAATAAGTTCGCTGCTCTTAACACAGCAGTATGGTCAGGCGGATCGTTCATCTATGTACCGAAAGGCATTAAAGTGGAATCTCCGCTTCAGGCATATTTCCGCATCAACTCGGAAAACATGGGCCAATTCGAACGTACGATGATCATCGTAGATGAAGGCGCGAGCGTTCACTATGTAGAAGGCTGTACAGCACCGGTTTACACAACAAACTCTCTGCACTCTGCTGTAGTTGAAATTGTTGTGAAAAAAGATGCATATTGCCGTTACACGACCATCCAGAACTGGGCAAACAACGTTTACAACCTTGTAACGAAACGTGCATTTGTAGATGCCAACGGTACAATGGAATGGATTGATGGCAACATCGGTTCTAAATTGACGATGAAATACCCAGCTGTTTACTTGAAAGGCGAAGGTGCACGCGGCATGACCTTGTCGATTGCAATCGCCGGCAAAGGACAGCACCAGGATGCTGGAGCGAAAATGATTCACTTGGCTCCAAACACTTCATCTTCAATCGTTTCGAAATCCATTTCGAAACAAGGCGGTAAAGTTTCCTACCGCGGGATCGTTCACTTCGGCCGCAAAGCTGATGGCGCCCGTTCAAACATTGAATGTGATACATTGATCATGGACAATCAGTCAACTTCTGATACAATTCCATACAATGAAATCTTGAACGACAACGTATCTTTAGAGCATGAAGCGAAAGTTTCAAAAGTATCTGAAGAGCAATTGTTCTACTTGATGAGCCGCGGTGTTTCTGAACAAGAAGCAACAGAAATGATCGTAATGGGCTTTATCGAGCCATTCACAAAAGAACTTCCAATGGAATATGCGGTAGAAATGAACCGTTTGATCAAGTTCGAAATGGAAGGCTCTATCGGTTAA
- a CDS encoding cysteine desulfurase encodes MINQEIKSYFPILNQEINGHPLVYLDSAATSQKPVQVIEALKNYYEFDNSNVHRGVHTLGNRATEKYEGAREKVRKFINANDAKEVIFVRGTTTAINTVAQSYGRANVEEGDEIVITYMEHHSNIIPWQQLAKERGAILKYIELEEDGTISLEQVRAAITERTKIVSMVYVSNVLGTMNPVKEVAQIAHENGAVLVVDGAQAAPHLKIDVQQLDCDFFAFSGHKMVGPTGIGVLYGKQALLEEMEPVEFGGEMIDFVGLYDSTWKELPWKFEGGTPIIAGAVGLGAAIDFLDEIGLNNIEQHEHAMAAYAMDRMSGIEGLQIYGPKDPAKRAGIVTFNLNDVHPHDVATVLDMSGIAVRAGHHCAQPLMKWLNVTATARASFYVYNDESDIDRLVEGLRTAKEYFNNVF; translated from the coding sequence ATGATCAACCAAGAGATAAAAAGCTATTTTCCGATACTGAACCAAGAAATTAATGGCCACCCACTTGTTTATCTGGACAGTGCAGCCACTTCCCAAAAACCGGTGCAGGTCATTGAAGCATTGAAAAACTATTACGAGTTTGACAATTCCAATGTCCACCGCGGTGTGCATACACTCGGCAACCGGGCAACGGAAAAGTATGAAGGCGCACGTGAAAAGGTCCGGAAGTTCATCAATGCCAATGATGCCAAAGAAGTGATTTTCGTCCGCGGGACTACGACTGCCATCAACACAGTAGCCCAAAGCTACGGCAGAGCGAATGTGGAAGAAGGCGACGAAATCGTCATCACTTATATGGAGCACCATTCCAATATCATTCCGTGGCAGCAACTCGCAAAAGAACGCGGAGCGATTCTGAAGTACATCGAACTTGAAGAAGACGGCACGATTTCATTGGAACAAGTGCGGGCAGCTATAACTGAACGGACGAAAATTGTTTCAATGGTCTACGTTTCGAATGTCCTTGGTACGATGAATCCGGTAAAAGAAGTTGCGCAGATTGCCCATGAAAATGGAGCCGTTCTTGTTGTGGACGGAGCCCAGGCTGCGCCGCATCTGAAAATCGATGTTCAGCAGCTCGACTGTGATTTCTTTGCTTTTTCTGGCCATAAAATGGTTGGTCCTACGGGAATCGGCGTATTATATGGCAAACAAGCATTATTGGAAGAAATGGAACCTGTTGAATTCGGCGGAGAAATGATTGATTTTGTTGGCCTGTATGATTCAACTTGGAAAGAGCTTCCTTGGAAATTTGAAGGTGGGACGCCGATTATTGCAGGAGCGGTTGGACTCGGTGCTGCAATCGATTTTCTGGATGAAATCGGCTTGAATAATATCGAACAGCACGAACATGCGATGGCTGCTTATGCGATGGACAGAATGAGCGGCATCGAGGGACTCCAAATTTACGGCCCGAAAGATCCCGCGAAACGTGCAGGCATTGTAACGTTTAACTTGAATGACGTGCATCCGCATGATGTAGCAACTGTTCTGGATATGAGCGGCATTGCTGTCCGCGCTGGACACCATTGTGCGCAGCCGTTGATGAAGTGGCTGAACGTGACTGCTACAGCACGTGCCAGCTTCTACGTCTACAATGACGAATCGGACATCGATCGTTTAGTGGAAGGCCTGCGTACAGCAAAGGAGTATTTCAATAATGTCTTTTAA
- the sufD gene encoding Fe-S cluster assembly protein SufD — protein sequence MTVETNLTITEQDVRSFSASKSEPEEFTNLRVQALAAAEVLPLPKPDKTKITAWNFTEFPVHSTESSTYASLTELPEEVQSLVDLNQKNLYIQHNNTPAYLALPEELKAKGVILTDIFTAIRDHADLVGKYFMNEAVKAEEHKLTSLHAALLNGGVFLYVPKNVVIEEPVQVVFIHDNADASLFNHVLVVADTSSQVTYVETYISTVPKANGLANIVSEVIAEDNAKITYGAVDVLAEGFTAYINRRGVAKRDATIEWALGMMNDSDTISENTTYLIGDNSTGDTKTVVVGRGTQKQNFTTTVTHWGKNSEGQILTHGVMKEAASAIFNGIGKIEHGASKANAEQESRVLMLSPKARGDANPILLIDEDDVTAGHAASVGRVDPLQLYYLMSRGITKQEAERLVIHGFLAPVVNVLPIEGVKKQLTEVIERKVR from the coding sequence GTGACGGTTGAAACGAATTTAACAATAACCGAGCAGGACGTACGCTCCTTCTCGGCTTCTAAATCAGAACCTGAAGAGTTTACAAACTTGCGCGTTCAGGCGCTTGCAGCTGCAGAAGTATTGCCGTTGCCAAAACCTGATAAAACGAAAATTACTGCTTGGAACTTTACTGAGTTTCCTGTGCATTCAACAGAGAGCTCAACGTATGCTTCGCTTACGGAGCTTCCAGAAGAAGTGCAGTCTCTTGTTGACTTGAACCAGAAAAATCTTTACATCCAGCACAATAACACGCCGGCATACTTAGCATTGCCTGAAGAACTGAAAGCAAAAGGAGTTATCTTAACTGATATCTTCACCGCGATCCGTGACCATGCAGACCTAGTCGGAAAATATTTTATGAACGAAGCTGTAAAAGCGGAAGAGCATAAATTGACATCGCTTCATGCAGCGTTGTTAAACGGCGGCGTATTCTTATACGTACCGAAAAACGTTGTCATCGAAGAGCCTGTCCAAGTGGTATTTATCCACGACAACGCAGACGCTTCACTGTTCAACCACGTGTTGGTTGTAGCAGATACAAGCAGCCAGGTAACGTATGTTGAAACTTATATTTCAACAGTACCCAAAGCTAACGGACTCGCAAACATCGTTTCTGAAGTTATTGCAGAAGACAATGCGAAAATCACTTACGGTGCAGTGGACGTATTGGCTGAAGGATTTACAGCTTATATCAACCGCCGCGGAGTCGCGAAACGCGATGCAACGATTGAATGGGCGCTTGGCATGATGAACGACAGCGATACGATTTCTGAAAACACAACTTACCTCATTGGCGACAATTCAACCGGCGATACAAAAACGGTGGTAGTGGGCAGAGGCACTCAGAAACAGAACTTTACCACAACTGTAACGCATTGGGGCAAAAATTCAGAAGGCCAGATCTTGACGCATGGCGTTATGAAAGAAGCGGCATCCGCTATTTTCAACGGCATCGGCAAAATCGAACACGGGGCTTCAAAAGCGAATGCTGAACAGGAATCCCGTGTCCTTATGCTGAGCCCGAAAGCACGCGGAGATGCAAACCCGATTCTTTTGATCGACGAAGACGATGTAACCGCAGGCCACGCTGCTTCAGTTGGCCGAGTAGATCCGCTTCAATTGTATTATTTGATGAGCCGCGGCATCACAAAACAGGAAGCTGAACGTCTTGTTATTCACGGCTTCTTGGCACCAGTAGTAAATGTGCTGCCAATCGAAGGCGTTAAAAAGCAATTGACGGAGGTTATCGAAAGGAAAGTCCGCTAA
- a CDS encoding methionine ABC transporter ATP-binding protein: MIELKELSKVFDTGKGSLKAVDDVSLSISSGEIFGIIGYSGAGKSTLIRLLNGLEKPTSGSVTISGQNISASKGQDLRKARQKVSMIFQHFNLLWSRTVKENIEFPLEIAGVPKSKRDARVLELIELVGLAGRENAYPSQLSGGQKQRVGIARALANEPEVLLCDEATSALDPQTTDSILELLVDINKRLGLTIVLITHEMHVIRKICHRVAVMEGGRVVELGDVLTVFQAPQQEITKRFVAQVTDTEDSNETIKHLRELYPTGKLVKLVFVGDQTEQPILTKLIRKYPVDVNIVHGNISHTQRGAYGTLIIQIKGTQPEIVQALAFLNDESIQTEVMA, translated from the coding sequence ATGATTGAATTAAAAGAACTGTCGAAAGTATTCGACACAGGCAAGGGCTCTTTAAAAGCGGTTGACGATGTGAGCCTGTCCATTTCATCCGGTGAGATTTTTGGAATTATCGGCTACAGCGGCGCCGGTAAAAGTACATTGATCCGGTTGTTGAATGGGCTTGAAAAACCGACTTCGGGTTCGGTCACGATTAGCGGCCAGAACATATCGGCCAGCAAAGGGCAAGACTTAAGAAAAGCGCGCCAGAAAGTCAGTATGATTTTCCAGCATTTCAACCTTTTGTGGTCACGTACGGTAAAAGAGAATATTGAATTTCCGCTTGAAATTGCAGGCGTCCCGAAAAGCAAACGGGATGCCCGAGTGCTGGAGCTGATTGAACTTGTTGGCCTTGCGGGAAGAGAAAATGCATATCCGTCGCAGCTCTCAGGCGGGCAGAAACAGCGGGTCGGCATTGCACGGGCGTTGGCAAACGAACCGGAAGTGCTGCTTTGCGATGAAGCCACTTCAGCACTTGATCCCCAAACAACGGATTCCATCTTGGAACTGCTGGTGGATATCAACAAGCGCTTAGGCTTGACCATTGTGCTGATTACGCACGAAATGCATGTCATCCGCAAAATTTGCCATCGTGTAGCGGTAATGGAAGGCGGACGCGTTGTGGAACTTGGGGATGTCCTGACGGTTTTCCAGGCGCCTCAGCAGGAAATTACAAAGCGCTTCGTCGCCCAAGTGACTGATACGGAAGATTCAAATGAAACCATCAAGCATCTGCGTGAACTTTATCCGACAGGCAAATTGGTCAAATTGGTTTTTGTCGGCGACCAGACCGAGCAGCCGATCTTGACGAAATTGATCCGCAAGTATCCGGTTGATGTTAACATCGTTCACGGCAATATCTCCCATACACAGCGCGGAGCATATGGCACATTGATCATTCAGATAAAAGGGACGCAGCCTGAAATTGTGCAAGCTCTTGCTTTCTTGAATGACGAAAGTATCCAGACGGAGGTGATGGCATGA
- a CDS encoding toprim domain-containing protein — MDKVIVVEGLSDKTRIAPLIAEPVTILCTNGTVSASRLEELLLPYEDLDIIVLLDADKSGEQLRKLVKREFPEARHFYINRSYKEVATTPIRILLDVLISANVQVNKLLTEG; from the coding sequence ATGGACAAAGTAATTGTAGTCGAAGGACTTAGCGACAAGACCCGGATCGCACCGCTTATTGCAGAACCCGTGACGATTCTCTGCACAAATGGTACAGTAAGTGCATCAAGGCTTGAAGAATTGCTGCTCCCTTATGAAGATCTGGATATCATCGTATTGTTGGATGCAGACAAATCAGGTGAACAGTTAAGGAAGCTCGTAAAGCGCGAATTTCCTGAAGCCCGGCACTTCTATATAAACCGCAGTTACAAGGAAGTGGCAACAACGCCGATCCGGATCTTGCTGGATGTACTGATTTCGGCAAATGTTCAAGTCAATAAGCTATTAACCGAGGGATGA
- a CDS encoding dicarboxylate/amino acid:cation symporter has protein sequence MKVKFGLLPRIIVAIALGVLIGSFAPEWMARIFATFTAIFGNFLNFIVPLIILGFIAPGIAQLGKGSGKLLGLATFFAYASTIAAGILAFFAATTILPNFMEAGAMSGIEDPEKALATSFIALDMPPVFGVMSALILAFLLGIGMASTGSKTMISFFEEFQAIIEKTISYVIIPLLPFHIFGIFANMAYGGAVAKILSLFAVVFVLIIILHWVMLMLQYTAAGTLNKKNPMRLLKTMLPAYFTALGTQSSAATIPVTVRQARETGANEKVVDFAVPLFATIHLSGSTITIVSCSIGVLLLTGDLPSFSSFLPFIFMLGVTMIAAPGVPGGAVMAAIGLLEAMLGFDPTMIALMIALYLAQDSFGTAANVTGDGALAMIVDRFTNGKKVLQ, from the coding sequence ATGAAGGTAAAATTCGGTCTTTTGCCGAGAATTATTGTTGCTATTGCATTAGGGGTATTGATTGGTTCGTTTGCGCCGGAGTGGATGGCACGGATATTCGCCACATTCACAGCGATTTTTGGAAACTTCCTTAATTTCATCGTTCCGCTGATCATACTTGGGTTTATTGCACCGGGTATTGCACAGCTCGGCAAAGGCTCAGGAAAACTACTCGGGCTGGCTACGTTTTTTGCTTATGCGTCAACCATTGCAGCAGGTATACTGGCGTTTTTTGCGGCTACAACCATTTTGCCGAACTTTATGGAAGCCGGTGCGATGAGCGGTATTGAAGACCCGGAAAAAGCATTGGCCACCTCTTTTATCGCTTTGGATATGCCTCCGGTATTCGGCGTCATGTCAGCACTGATATTGGCATTTCTGCTGGGCATCGGTATGGCTTCTACTGGAAGCAAAACCATGATTTCGTTTTTTGAAGAATTTCAGGCCATTATTGAAAAAACCATTTCGTATGTCATCATTCCGCTATTGCCATTCCATATCTTCGGGATTTTTGCCAATATGGCATACGGCGGAGCGGTCGCCAAAATTTTATCGCTTTTTGCGGTCGTGTTTGTCCTAATAATTATTCTGCATTGGGTGATGCTGATGCTTCAATACACAGCAGCGGGAACACTGAACAAAAAGAATCCGATGCGCTTATTGAAAACCATGTTGCCGGCATACTTCACTGCACTCGGCACTCAGTCTTCAGCGGCTACGATTCCCGTCACCGTTCGCCAAGCGCGCGAAACAGGCGCGAACGAAAAAGTGGTCGATTTTGCAGTGCCATTATTCGCGACCATCCATTTGTCGGGAAGCACCATTACAATCGTGTCGTGCTCCATCGGTGTGCTGCTGTTGACGGGAGATCTGCCGAGCTTTTCAAGTTTCCTGCCCTTTATCTTCATGCTGGGCGTCACTATGATTGCCGCTCCGGGAGTGCCGGGAGGGGCTGTTATGGCAGCTATCGGCTTGCTTGAAGCCATGCTCGGCTTCGATCCGACGATGATAGCGTTAATGATCGCTTTATACCTGGCACAGGATAGCTTCGGCACTGCTGCGAATGTGACGGGCGATGGGGCACTTGCAATGATTGTAGACCGGTTTACTAACGGGAAAAAAGTATTGCAATAA
- the gcvH gene encoding glycine cleavage system protein GcvH produces the protein MSTPQELRYSKEHEWVKVEGGTARIGITHFAQAELGDIVFVELPQVGDELKKDEPFGSVESVKTVSELYAPISGRVVEVNSELEDSPEFVNESPYENAWMVVIESPNEEEISELMTADQYKEMTNE, from the coding sequence ATGAGCACACCACAAGAACTTCGTTATTCTAAAGAGCATGAATGGGTTAAAGTTGAAGGCGGCACAGCCCGCATTGGAATTACGCATTTTGCACAAGCTGAACTTGGCGACATCGTTTTCGTAGAATTGCCGCAAGTTGGGGACGAACTGAAAAAAGACGAGCCTTTCGGCAGCGTTGAGTCAGTTAAAACCGTTTCGGAGCTATATGCGCCGATTAGCGGACGTGTAGTTGAAGTGAATAGTGAATTAGAAGACAGCCCGGAATTTGTTAACGAATCTCCGTATGAAAATGCGTGGATGGTGGTAATCGAATCTCCAAACGAAGAAGAAATCAGCGAGTTGATGACTGCTGACCAATACAAAGAAATGACGAACGAGTAA
- a CDS encoding methionine ABC transporter permease: MIESLFPNVDWDNMWEATLETLYMTAMSTFFTFVIGLVLGIILFLTAPKQLWANSIVNWLTGAFVNIFRSIPFIILIILLIPFTKFMIGTIRGPNAALPALIIGAAPFYARMVLIALKEIDKGVIEAARSMGATTWTIIRKVLLPESKPALISGITVTAIALVGYTAMAGIIGAGGLGTLAFLDGFQRSREDVTLMATILILIIVFAIQFIGDRLTVKSDKR, from the coding sequence ATGATCGAGTCATTATTTCCAAACGTCGATTGGGACAATATGTGGGAAGCAACACTTGAAACACTGTACATGACGGCGATGTCGACATTCTTTACGTTTGTCATCGGCTTGGTGCTGGGCATCATCTTATTTTTGACGGCACCTAAGCAATTATGGGCCAATAGCATTGTCAATTGGCTGACAGGCGCATTCGTCAACATTTTCCGTTCAATTCCATTTATCATCTTAATCATTTTGTTGATTCCATTTACCAAGTTTATGATTGGAACCATCCGCGGGCCGAACGCGGCTTTGCCGGCCTTGATCATTGGAGCCGCGCCGTTTTATGCACGCATGGTCTTGATTGCCTTGAAGGAAATTGATAAAGGCGTCATTGAAGCGGCACGTTCCATGGGAGCGACCACTTGGACGATTATCCGTAAAGTGCTGCTGCCGGAGTCCAAACCGGCTTTGATTTCCGGAATTACTGTAACGGCAATCGCCTTGGTTGGCTACACAGCTATGGCTGGCATCATTGGAGCCGGCGGCCTTGGGACGCTGGCATTCCTGGACGGGTTCCAAAGAAGCCGGGAAGACGTAACGCTGATGGCAACGATATTGATTTTAATCATCGTTTTCGCAATCCAGTTTATCGGTGACCGTTTGACAGTTAAGTCAGATAAAAGGTAA
- a CDS encoding MetQ/NlpA family ABC transporter substrate-binding protein — protein sequence MKKLLVGSLLTALALAGCGSDNGGAGEEESSTIKVGASNVPHAIILEEAKPLLEEQGIELEIETYQDYILPNQDLESGEIDANYFQHIPYLESQKKEFGYDFENAGAIHIEPIGVYSQKYASLEELPEGATILMSNSVADHGRILSLLEAKGLIKLADGVDKTVAEVKDIVENPKNLEFDANYEAALMVQLYESGEGDALLINSNYAIDAGLNPLEDAIALEDSESPYANVIAVNAGDEDNENVKALVETLKSKEIQDFILEEWGGSVVPVE from the coding sequence ATGAAGAAATTATTGGTAGGATCATTATTAACAGCACTTGCACTGGCAGGCTGCGGAAGCGATAACGGCGGAGCAGGCGAAGAAGAGTCGAGCACCATAAAAGTAGGGGCATCTAACGTGCCGCACGCCATTATTTTAGAAGAAGCGAAACCACTATTAGAAGAACAAGGCATCGAACTGGAAATTGAAACATATCAGGATTACATTTTGCCGAACCAGGATTTAGAATCCGGTGAAATCGATGCGAACTATTTCCAGCACATTCCTTACTTGGAATCACAAAAGAAAGAATTTGGCTATGACTTTGAAAATGCCGGTGCAATCCATATCGAACCAATCGGTGTATACTCCCAGAAATACGCTTCATTGGAAGAGCTTCCGGAAGGCGCAACCATTTTGATGAGCAACTCGGTTGCCGACCACGGCCGCATTCTTTCTTTGCTGGAAGCAAAAGGCTTGATCAAATTGGCTGATGGCGTAGACAAAACGGTTGCAGAAGTGAAAGACATCGTAGAAAACCCGAAAAACCTTGAGTTTGATGCGAATTACGAAGCGGCTTTGATGGTGCAATTGTATGAGTCAGGTGAAGGTGATGCGTTGCTGATCAACTCAAACTACGCAATTGATGCCGGCTTGAATCCATTGGAAGATGCGATTGCACTGGAAGACTCAGAGTCTCCATATGCCAATGTAATTGCAGTGAATGCAGGCGACGAAGATAACGAAAACGTCAAAGCGCTTGTCGAAACATTGAAGTCGAAAGAAATTCAGGACTTCATCTTGGAAGAGTGGGGCGGTTCTGTAGTACCAGTTGAATAA
- the sufC gene encoding Fe-S cluster assembly ATPase SufC — protein sequence MYMSTLVIKDLHVEIEGKEILKGVNLTINTGEIHAIMGPNGTGKSTLASAIMGHPKYEVTSGSITLDGEDVLEMEVDERARAGLFLGMQYPSEISGVTNADFMRSAMNARREEGDEISLMKFIRELDKKMEVLDMDQEMAQRYLNEGFSGGEKKRNEILQMMMIKPKIAVLDEIDSGLDIDALKVVSEGVNQMRSENFGCLIITHYQRLLNYITPDHVHVMMQGRVVKSGGEELSQKLEAEGYDWIKAELGIEDETVGQEA from the coding sequence ATTTACATGTCAACTTTGGTCATTAAAGATTTGCACGTTGAAATCGAAGGTAAAGAGATTTTAAAAGGTGTAAATTTAACTATTAATACAGGTGAAATTCATGCCATCATGGGACCTAACGGAACAGGGAAGTCAACTTTGGCTTCTGCTATCATGGGGCATCCAAAATATGAAGTAACATCCGGTTCAATTACTTTGGACGGCGAAGACGTATTGGAAATGGAAGTGGACGAACGTGCCCGCGCTGGCCTTTTCCTTGGCATGCAATACCCGAGTGAAATTTCTGGAGTAACAAATGCTGACTTTATGCGTTCGGCTATGAATGCCCGCCGCGAAGAAGGCGATGAAATTTCCTTGATGAAATTTATCCGTGAACTTGATAAGAAAATGGAAGTTCTTGATATGGACCAGGAAATGGCGCAACGCTATTTGAATGAAGGATTCTCAGGCGGGGAAAAGAAACGCAATGAAATTCTTCAAATGATGATGATCAAGCCGAAAATTGCAGTTCTTGACGAAATTGACTCCGGTTTGGATATCGACGCATTGAAAGTTGTATCTGAAGGCGTTAACCAAATGAGAAGCGAAAACTTTGGCTGCTTGATCATCACTCACTATCAGCGCTTGTTAAACTACATCACGCCTGACCACGTTCACGTAATGATGCAGGGCCGTGTTGTTAAATCCGGTGGAGAAGAACTTTCTCAGAAACTGGAAGCAGAAGGCTATGACTGGATCAAAGCGGAACTTGGAATCGAAGATGAGACTGTAGGACAAGAAGCTTAA
- the sufU gene encoding Fe-S cluster assembly sulfur transfer protein SufU, translated as MSFNNLDQLYRQVIMDHYKTPRNKGVLESNSVNIEMNNPTCGDRIQLTLQVEGNIVKDAKFDGEGCSISMASASMMTQAVKGKDVETALQLSHIFSDMMLGKEYDDSIDLGDIEALQGVSQFPARIKCATLAWKAMEKGVKSEEKS; from the coding sequence ATGTCTTTTAATAATTTAGATCAACTTTACCGGCAAGTCATTATGGATCATTACAAAACACCGCGCAACAAAGGCGTACTTGAATCCAACAGCGTAAATATCGAAATGAACAACCCCACATGCGGCGACCGGATTCAACTGACGCTGCAAGTCGAAGGCAATATTGTCAAAGATGCAAAATTCGATGGCGAAGGCTGTTCGATTTCGATGGCATCTGCTTCAATGATGACCCAGGCGGTTAAAGGCAAAGATGTCGAAACGGCATTGCAGCTTTCGCATATCTTTTCAGATATGATGCTTGGAAAAGAATACGATGATTCAATCGATTTAGGGGATATTGAAGCATTGCAAGGTGTTTCACAATTCCCAGCGCGCATCAAATGTGCTACTCTTGCATGGAAAGCCATGGAAAAAGGCGTAAAAAGCGAAGAAAAATCGTAA